One part of the Rutidosis leptorrhynchoides isolate AG116_Rl617_1_P2 chromosome 1, CSIRO_AGI_Rlap_v1, whole genome shotgun sequence genome encodes these proteins:
- the LOC139885701 gene encoding uroporphyrinogen decarboxylase 1, chloroplastic-like, with protein sequence MGFVSLNSGCGCCSVGWKSSSFLVPLGLNSSTPDEIRVGYTHRFNRFRVVSSSAETSSSEPLLVKAAKGLPVSRPPAWMMRQAGRYMAVYRKLAEKHPSFRERSETTDLIVEISLQPWDAFHPDGVIIFSDILTPLPAFGVPFDIEEVRGPVIQTPIRSEEGLKALHPINLDQLNFVGDSLKILRQEVDGKAAILGFVGAPWTIATYIVEGGTTRTYTNIKSMCHTAPHVLRALLSHLTEAIAEYVVYQVKSGADCVQIFDSWGGQLPPHMWELWSKPYINEIVSIVKKKCPETPLVLYINGNGGLLEKMKGTGVDVIGLDWTVDMADGRRRLGDDISIQGNVDPAYLFSTLPALTDEIHRVVKCAGPRGHILNLGHGVLVGTPEEAVARFFDVARSFNFGSVEEKAKVAV encoded by the exons ATGGGTTTTGTTTCTTTAAACAG TGGGTGTGGTTGTTGCAGTGTTGGATGGAAATCATCAAGCTTTCTTGTACCATTAGGGCTTAATTCAAGCACCCCGGATGAAATTCGGGTCGGATACACCCATAGGTTTAACAGGTTCAGAGTTGTTAGTTCATCTGCTGAAACTTCTTCTTCTG AACCACTCTTGGTCAAGGCGGCAAAAGGACTTCCTGTAAGCAGACCGCCAGCATGGATGATGCGGCAGGCTGGCAGATACATGGCGGTTTACAGAAAACTTGCAGAGAAACACCCGTCTTTCAGAGAGAGATCAGAGACAACCGATCTCATTGTGGAAATTTCATTGCAGCCTTGGGATGCTTTTCATCCTGATGGAGTCATTATTTTCTCCGACATTCTTACACCTCTACCCGCATTTGGTGTTCCCTTTGATATAGAAGAAGTACGGGGCCCGGTTATTCAAACTCCGATTCGTTCCGAGGAAGGGTTGAAAGCATTACATCCAATCAACTTGGATCAGCTCAACTTCGTTGGTGATTCCCTCAAGATTCTTCGACAAGAG GTTGATGGGAAAGCTGCAATTTTGGGTTTTGTGGGTGCTCCATGGACAATTGCCACATATATTGTAGAAGGTGGCACTACTCGTACATATACAAACATAAAAAGCATGTGTCATACAGCTCCCCACGTATTACGGGCTCTTTTGTCACATTTAACCGAGGCTATAGCTGAGTACGTTGTCTACCAAGTGAAATCGGGTGCTGATTGTGTACAAATATTTGATTCTTGGGGTGGTCAACTACCTCCACATATGTGGGAGCTCTGGTCAAAGCCTTATATCAACGAG ATTGTGTCCATTGTAAAGAAAAAGTGTCCTGAAACCCCACTTGTACTTTACATAAACGGAAACGGTGGATTACTTGAAAAGATGAAAGGGACAGGAGTTGATGTGATTGGGTTGGATTGGACGGTTGATATGGCTGATGGAAGACGTAGGCTGGGCGATGACATCAGCATACAAGGAAACGTTGATCCGGCTTATTTATTTTCAACGCTTCCTGCTTTGACAGATGAAATTCATAG GGTTGTGAAGTGTGCTGGACCAAGGGGTCACATT